From Microbacterium croceum, a single genomic window includes:
- a CDS encoding thiamine pyrophosphate-binding protein gives MPTVSAHVALTLAQHIDAVFGVMGNGNAYFLDAIETQTSAVFTAVRHEQGAVVAADAHFRASGRIAAGTSTYGAGFTNTLTALAEAVQAHVPLVLVVGDEPTSGPRPWDVDQIALASAVGARTYTVGRADAAATTVIAIEHALTYRVPVVLAIPYDVAALEAGPVADAPSPRVPAPLAPKGEFADGMLDEIAAALQSAERPFLLAGRGAWLAGASAALGELAEATGALTASSALGRGVFPDGRYDLGVTGGFGADGAMELIRSADVAVVFGASLNQFTMRFGELFAPGTRVFQIDITPAATHAHIGGFVRADARLAAEALVSRLSSTTPTAPWRESVDVAAARTYDAGDDLAPDGRLDPRSAARRIAELLPEDRVVVSDGGHFIGWANMYWPVAAPDRMMMIGTAFQSIGQGWPSVVGAARARRDATVVLTSGDGGGLMAIADLESAVRAAGGRGIAVIWNDAAYGAEVNLYGLKGLAEGPMRIPEVDFAAFGAAVGAEGVVVRTLADLDRLAAWTAEDAVTRRFLLLDLRISGDVIAPYQQEIIRVNS, from the coding sequence ATGCCCACCGTCTCTGCGCACGTCGCGCTCACCCTCGCCCAGCACATCGATGCCGTCTTCGGCGTGATGGGCAACGGCAACGCCTACTTCCTCGACGCGATCGAGACCCAGACCTCCGCGGTCTTCACAGCCGTCCGGCACGAGCAGGGCGCCGTGGTGGCCGCGGATGCGCACTTCCGGGCGTCCGGACGCATCGCCGCCGGCACGTCGACCTACGGCGCCGGCTTCACGAACACCCTCACGGCGCTCGCCGAGGCCGTGCAGGCGCACGTGCCACTCGTGCTGGTGGTGGGCGACGAGCCGACCTCGGGCCCTCGTCCGTGGGACGTCGACCAGATCGCGCTCGCCTCGGCTGTGGGCGCACGCACCTATACGGTCGGGCGCGCGGATGCCGCTGCCACCACCGTGATCGCGATCGAGCACGCGCTCACGTACCGCGTGCCCGTGGTGCTCGCGATCCCCTATGACGTCGCCGCGCTCGAAGCCGGGCCCGTGGCGGATGCTCCCTCGCCGCGTGTGCCCGCACCTCTCGCGCCGAAGGGCGAGTTCGCCGACGGGATGCTCGACGAGATCGCCGCCGCGCTGCAGAGCGCTGAGCGTCCGTTCCTCCTCGCCGGGCGCGGAGCCTGGCTCGCCGGAGCGAGCGCCGCGCTGGGCGAGCTCGCCGAGGCGACGGGTGCTCTCACGGCCTCTTCGGCGCTCGGTCGCGGTGTCTTCCCGGATGGCCGCTATGACCTCGGCGTCACCGGCGGATTCGGCGCGGACGGGGCGATGGAGCTCATCCGCTCCGCGGACGTCGCGGTGGTCTTCGGCGCCTCCCTGAACCAGTTCACGATGCGCTTCGGCGAGCTCTTCGCCCCGGGAACCCGCGTGTTCCAGATCGACATCACCCCGGCGGCGACCCACGCGCACATCGGCGGCTTCGTGCGTGCCGACGCACGCCTGGCCGCCGAGGCCCTGGTGTCGCGCCTCTCGTCCACCACCCCCACAGCCCCGTGGCGCGAGAGCGTCGACGTCGCCGCCGCCCGCACCTACGACGCCGGTGACGACCTCGCCCCGGACGGACGCCTCGACCCCCGTTCTGCTGCTCGCCGCATCGCCGAGCTGCTGCCGGAGGACCGCGTCGTCGTCTCCGACGGCGGACACTTCATCGGCTGGGCCAACATGTACTGGCCGGTCGCGGCTCCGGATCGCATGATGATGATCGGCACCGCGTTTCAGTCCATCGGTCAGGGCTGGCCCAGCGTCGTCGGTGCCGCACGGGCGCGACGCGATGCGACGGTCGTGCTGACCTCGGGAGACGGCGGCGGGCTGATGGCCATCGCCGACCTGGAGTCCGCGGTTCGCGCCGCCGGCGGGCGCGGCATCGCCGTCATCTGGAACGACGCGGCCTACGGCGCCGAAGTGAACCTGTACGGCCTGAAGGGACTCGCCGAGGGACCGATGCGCATCCCCGAAGTCGACTTCGCCGCCTTCGGTGCAGCCGTCGGCGCCGAAGGCGTGGTGGTGCGCACGCTCGCCGACCTCGATCGCCTGGCCGCGTGGACCGCGGAGGATGCCGTCAC
- a CDS encoding circularly permuted type 2 ATP-grasp protein translates to MESLFNGYTSRRSPVRNGPQPWDEMFPSEALPGGGEVRVPYRDMYPALAGMDDAELRARTDALASSYLAQGVTFDFAGEERPFPLDVVPRVIAADDWTYVESGVKQRVRALEAFLADVYGPQLAVHDGVIPASLISSSSHFHRQAAGIVGANGVRIHVAGIDVIRDEKGAWRVLEDNVRVPSGVSYVLANRRVMAQTLPELFTSLRVRPVVDYPGRLLQALRAAAPAGVEDPTVVVLTPGVYNSAYYEHTLLARMMGIELVEGRDLFCSGGRVWMHTTAGPTRVDVIYRRVDDEFLDPQHFRPDSVLGAPGLMLAARLGNVTLANAIGNGVADDKLVYTYVPELIRYYLGEDPIIPNVDTWRLEEPEALEEVLDRLDELVVKPVDGSGGKGLVVGPDASRTTLDALRATLLADPRGWIAQPVVQLSTIPTLVEDGFRPRHVDLRPFAVNDGDDIWVLPGGLTRVALPEGQLVVNSSQGGGSKDTWVLDPSLFTGPNTTVAGLSDPASDEVSIATGAIAVVTSPVREEPHPPFLSSPQDEDLEARHHQQQQQQQQHVQQAEEGLSC, encoded by the coding sequence ATGGAGTCGCTGTTCAACGGATACACCTCTCGTCGGTCGCCGGTGCGGAATGGGCCGCAGCCCTGGGATGAGATGTTCCCCTCCGAGGCGCTCCCGGGCGGCGGAGAGGTGCGCGTGCCGTACCGCGACATGTACCCCGCGCTGGCCGGGATGGACGACGCGGAGCTGCGGGCGCGGACGGATGCGCTCGCCAGCTCGTACCTTGCGCAGGGGGTGACCTTCGACTTCGCCGGAGAAGAACGGCCGTTCCCGCTCGACGTGGTCCCGCGCGTGATCGCCGCGGATGACTGGACCTACGTCGAGTCCGGGGTGAAGCAGCGCGTGCGCGCGCTGGAGGCCTTCCTCGCGGACGTGTACGGTCCGCAGCTCGCGGTGCACGACGGCGTGATCCCCGCATCGCTGATCAGCTCGTCCTCGCACTTCCACCGCCAGGCGGCCGGGATCGTCGGGGCGAACGGCGTGCGCATCCACGTCGCCGGCATCGACGTCATCCGTGATGAGAAAGGCGCCTGGCGGGTTCTGGAGGACAACGTCCGGGTGCCCAGCGGCGTCAGCTACGTGCTCGCCAACAGGCGGGTCATGGCGCAGACGCTCCCCGAGCTGTTCACCAGCCTGCGCGTCCGACCCGTCGTCGACTACCCGGGACGGCTGCTGCAGGCCCTGCGCGCGGCGGCTCCGGCGGGGGTCGAGGATCCGACGGTGGTCGTGCTGACCCCCGGCGTCTACAACTCCGCGTACTACGAGCACACCCTGCTGGCGCGCATGATGGGCATCGAGCTCGTCGAGGGTCGCGATCTGTTCTGCTCGGGCGGGCGGGTGTGGATGCACACGACCGCGGGGCCGACGCGTGTGGACGTCATCTACCGCCGTGTCGACGACGAGTTCCTGGACCCGCAGCACTTCCGGCCGGATTCGGTGCTGGGGGCACCAGGCCTGATGCTCGCGGCACGACTGGGCAACGTCACCCTGGCGAACGCGATCGGCAACGGCGTCGCTGACGACAAGCTCGTCTACACGTATGTGCCGGAGCTCATCCGCTACTACCTCGGCGAGGACCCGATCATCCCCAACGTCGACACCTGGCGTCTGGAGGAGCCGGAGGCGTTGGAGGAGGTGCTGGACCGGCTGGACGAACTGGTCGTGAAGCCGGTCGACGGGTCCGGAGGGAAGGGGCTCGTGGTCGGACCCGACGCCTCGCGGACGACGCTCGACGCGTTGCGGGCGACCCTGCTGGCCGATCCGCGCGGATGGATCGCGCAGCCCGTGGTGCAGCTGTCGACGATCCCGACGCTGGTCGAGGACGGATTCCGGCCGCGGCACGTCGATCTGCGCCCCTTCGCCGTGAACGACGGAGACGACATCTGGGTGCTGCCCGGCGGACTCACCCGGGTCGCGCTGCCCGAGGGACAGCTGGTCGTCAACTCCAGTCAGGGCGGAGGGTCGAAGGACACCTGGGTTCTGGATCCCTCCCTCTTCACCGGGCCGAACACCACGGTCGCCGGTCTCTCGGACCCGGCCTCCGACGAGGTCTCGATCGCCACCGGGGCGATCGCGGTCGTCACCTCCCCGGTGCGCGAGGAACCGCATCCGCCCTTCCTCTCCTCGCCGCAGGACGAGGACCTCGAGGCGCGCCACCACCAGCAGCAACAGCAGCAGCAACAACACGTGCAGCAGGCGGAGGAGGGTCTCTCATGCTGA